The Scomber scombrus chromosome 5, fScoSco1.1, whole genome shotgun sequence genome window below encodes:
- the si:dkey-243k1.3 gene encoding endonuclease domain-containing 1 protein-like: MTHSNVVERFEDVPECMKYFYKEKVPDWGASTPGTARICQRFVNRYHFATLYDTNYRIAVYASYQFQPSNGGGREKRWFVEPQLVNESWQSEMKDGYWLDKDYPEVYQGERQALNDDYKYSGFDRGHLNPNGHHAVPSRNATFTLTNVVPQNPKLNQNAWRIHETQLTDLFNTKCSKAYVLVGAIPSADNWIVKNNVKRVNIPDYLWNAYCCVDNNERPIQSGAATARNTEDNWVEKLTLDELGEFLQQFSDQPVGELFYNNCRV; the protein is encoded by the exons ATGACGCACTCCA ATGTTGTGGAACGATTTGAG GATGTGCCAGAATGTATGAAGTATTTCTATAAAGAGAAGGTGCCAGACTGGGGGGCTTCTACACCTGGTACTGCCCGTATCTGCCAGCGCTTCGTCAACAG GTACCACTTTGCCACGCTGTATGACACAAACTACCGTATTGCTGTCTATGCCTCTTATCAATTCCAGCCCAGCAATGGAGGCGGCAGGGAGAAAAGATGGTTTGTAGAGCCTCAG CTTGTAAACGAGTCCTGGCAATCTGAAATGAAGGATGGCTACTGGCTGGATAAGGACTACCCTGAGGTCTACCAAGGAGAGAGACAGGCTCTGAATGACGACTACAAATACTCTGGCTTTGACCGTGGTCACCTCAACCCCAACGGACACCATGCAG tcCCTAGCCGCAATGCCACTTTCACTCTGACCAATGTGGTTCCTCAGAACCCCAAACTGAACCAGAATGCCTGGAGGATCCACGAGACCCAGCTAACCGACCTTTTCAATACAAAGTGCTCTAAGGCGTATGTTCTGGTTGGTGCTATCCCCTCTGCAGACAACTGGATTGTCAAGAACAATGTCAAGCGTGTCAACATCCCTGACTACCTGTGGAACGCCTACTGCTGTGTGGACAACAATGAAAGACCCATTCAGAGTGGCGCTGCCACAGCGAGAAACACAGAGGACAACTGGGTGGAGAAGCTCACTTTGGATGAACTGGGAGAATTCCTGCAGCAGTTCTCCGATCAACCAGTAGGGGAACTGTTTTACAACAACTGCAGGGTGTAA
- the zgc:162193 gene encoding TRPM8 channel-associated factor homolog — MPNQLTQSSHEKAYISLMRDLKELDFRGPSVPCNLVLIGDHAFPLAVNRQGQVLMAASVYSHGRIVVLGHEGYLTTFPALVENALNWLRGDASENLSVGVHNNVKGVADNLSTSSFQARVVGAFSDNLKVGVYVTDAYSVGADAKNLVAFLKAGGGVLIAGQAWHWATVNPKENTVSHFPGNKVSGVAGIYFSKHYVKADILPVYPQIPSSWMTLAIGKDFEYDLESLLKDVSEFDLPEALYASEVLVHGTLAFPIGTTKDRRVFLAGAHYGQGRVIVVTHESLLSNETLTSFWDNAINWLDQGRNGVVGVVPNLSLYSKHKSEKTNFRTDLSVFVCTAYSDQHVDEIHDFVAEGGGLLIGGHAWHWAQSHSGQNPMTDFSGNKILNKMGLSLLETIVRGGLYKAPVPSQAMKDNYHFRHLLRSFAGHVIQGQELIMHGEDHLTKLGRECVRFLNMEAHDSYSYTQVLSILTDVLKAGMPQVSENNPVKNPKDHLLLSVGTEVYKVCPNPDAFLPYLFKHSPIMPFVYNHRIKINAKTSGGEEWLSTGLYLFPGMRTDMIIPPKILNEGWMVQIGCQTDNLKAEELKRAPRVHERFPVTTEKMQVYNLWGGLIYLVAPPNTKVEGVEVIVQIAVPAPYYKSGVTTAADWSLLRKSQSPWAELEFDNIVLTVPSHVIRDLDRPDEVAGLWNGIMKGVAELAVIPHKFARKERIVADVQISHGWMHAGYPIMMHSSIAAELVRPDDARTKGLWGEIHELGHNQQRSCSEFRPNTTEATCNLWSVYVHEEVLGLNRAKAHPSMTLTSRRSGVEEYVKGGKKLSDWKVWVALETYLQLQEEFGWDAFKKVFAAYHKMSNFPEDNKGKINLYAKTFSKTVGMNLSGFFKSWGWPIETATEEKLSNLPDWFNHPMIQYD, encoded by the exons ATGCCCAACCAGCTCACCCAGTCCTCCCATGAAAAAGCCTATATCTCCCTGATGAGAGACTTGAAAGAGTTGGACTTTCGTGGTCCCTCTGTTCCCTGCAATCTTGTCCTGATTGGAGACCATGCCTTTCCTTTAGCGGTGAACAGACAAGGCCAGGTCCTGATGGCGGCCTCTGTGTACAGCCATGGAAGGATTGTGGTCTTGGGTCATGAGGGCTACCTGACCACCTTTCCTGCTCTGGTAGAGAACGCTCTTAACTGGCTGAGAGGAGATGCATCCGAAAACCTGTCTGTGGGAGTCCACAACAATGTAAAGGGAGTGGCTGATAATCTCAGCACATCCAGCTTCCAAGCCAGAGTTGTGGGGGCCTTTAGTGACAATCTGAAAGTTGGTGTGTATGTGACAGATGCCTACAGCGTGGGTGCAGATGCAAAGAACCTGGTGGCATTTCTGAAAGCCGGAGGAGGAGTGCTGATAGCTGGGCAGGCATGGCACTGGGCTACAGTGAACCCTAAGGAGAATACAGTCTCTCATTTTCCAGGAAATAAGGTGTCTGGGGTGGCAGGGATCTACTTTTCTAAGCACTATGTGAAGGCAGATATCCTGCCTGTCTACCCTCAGATCCCCTCATCCTGGATGACTTTAGC TATTGGTAAGGACTTTGAATATGACTTGGAGTCCTTACTCAAGGATGTTTCCGAGTTTGATCTCCCGGAAGCATTATATGCGTCTGAGGTTCTGGTCCATGGCACACTAGCCTTCCCCATTGGTACCACCAAGGATAGACGGGTGTTCCTGGCAGGAGCCCACTATGGGCAGGGACGAGTCATTGTGGTAACACATGAAAGTCTTCTGTCAAATGAG ACACTGACTTCATTTTGGGACAATGCCATTAACTGGTTGGACCAAGGCCGGAACGGGGTTGTTGGTGTCGTGCCCAACCTAAGCCTTTACAGCAAGCACAAGTCAGAGAAGACAAACTTCAGGACAGACCTGAGTGTATTTGTATGTACAGCATACAGTGACCAACATGTAGATGAAATCCATGACTTTGTGGCAGAGGGGGGAGGCCTACTAATTGGTGGGCATGCTTGGCACTGGGCCCAGTCACACAGTGGACAAAACCCAATGACAGATTTCTCAG GAAACAAGATCCTGAATAAAATGGGCTTGAGCCTGTTAGAGACAATAGTTCGAGGAGGTTTGTACAAGGCCCCCGTGCCTAGCCAGGCCATGAAAGACAACTACCACTTTCGTCATCTTCTACGTAGCTTCGCTGGACATGTCATCCAGGGTCAAGAACTCATCATGCATGGAGAAGATCACCTTACAAAACTGGGCAGGGAGTGTGTCCGCTTCTTGAACATGGAAGCTCATGACAGCTACTCCTATACACAGGTGCTGTCCATCCTCACTGACGTGTTGAAGGCAGGCATGCCACAG GTGAGTGAGAACAACCCTGTAAAGAATCCCAAAGACCACCTTCTCCTCAGTGTGGGGACAGAGGTATATAAGGTTTGCCCAAATCCTGATGCCTTCCTGCCCTACCTCTTCAAGCACAGCCCCATCATGCCTTTTGTCTATAACCACAGAATCAAGATCAACGCTAAGACATCAG gaggGGAGGAGTGGCTTAGTACAGGTCTGTACCTCTTTCCTGGTATGAGGACTGACATGATCATTCCACCAAAGATACTCAACGAGGGATGGATG GTTCAGATAGGTTGTCAAACAGACAACCTGAAGGCTGAAGAATTAAAGCGAGCGCCACGTGTTCATGAGCGATTTCCTGTTACCACAGAGAAGATGCAGGTGTACAACCTGTGGGGGGGACTCATCTACCTGGTGGCTCCACCCAACACAAAGGTGGAAGGGGTAGAGGTAATAGTGCAGATAGCTGTACCTGCTCCTTATTACAAGTCTG GTGTAACAACAGCAGCTGATTGGTCCTTGCTGCGCAAATCTCAATCCCCTTGGGCGGAGTTGGAGTTTGACAACATTGTCCTCACTGTACCATCACATGTTATTCGGGATCTGGATCGCCCTGATGAGGTGGCAGGACTCTGGAACGGCATCATGAAGGGCGTTGCTGAACTGGCTGTCATACCTCACAAATTTGCCCGCAAAGAACGCATTGTAGCAGATGTGCAGATTTCCCATG GTTGGATGCATGCAGGCTATCCTATCATGATGCATTCATCTATAGCAGCTGAGCTGGTTAGACCAGATGATGCCAGGACAAAAGGCCTGTGGGGAGAAATCCACGAACTGGGACACAACCAACAGAGAAGCTGCTCGGAGTTCCGACCAAATACCACAGAGGCCACGTGTAACCTGTGGTCAGTGTATGTGCATGAAGAGGTGCTGGGGCTCAACAGGGCAAAG GCTCATCCATCCATGACCTTAACAAGTCGGAGGAGTGGTGTAGAGGAGTATGTTAAAGGAGGCAAGAAACTCAGTGACTGGAAAGTGTGGGTAGCCCTGGAGACATATCTGCAG CTGCAGGAAGAGTTTGGTTGGGATGCCTTTAAGAAGGTGTTTGCTGCCTACCACAAGATGAGCAACTTTCCGGAAGACAACAAAGGAAAGATTAACCTGTATGCTAAGACTTTCTCTAAGACTGTGGGGATGAACCTGTCTGGATTCTTTAAATCCTGGGGCTGGCCCATAGAAACAGCCACTGAGGAGAAACTCTCCAACCTGCCTGATTGGTTTAACCACCCCATGATCCAGTATGACTGA